GGAGTGATCCGGTTCCACGGTCTTCCCTTGTATCTTGAGTGGGACTCCAGACCATGGCACTGTCCCTGGCGCCAACGGTAGTATGTGCTCCTGGCTATCCCCAGTTCCGATAGTGCCTGACGCTTACGTCTGGCCACGGTTTCCACCTTGGCCAGGATTACAGCTTTGCCCCCGGCGCTCATGTGGCGTCGCCGTTGTAGCCCTCCACCGGTGGAATAGCCGTTTTTTTAAGACGGTAAACTTCCAGGGAGAGGTCAGCCACCAAGTGCTTGAGATCGGTGTTCTCCCGCTTTATCTGCTCGATCTCCTGGCGAGTGGCATCCCTGACGGTATCCCGTGTTAACCGTTCCTTCCCAGCCTCCATGAAGTCCTTGGTCCAGGCGTAAAAAGCTCCCGGCTTTATCCCTTCCCTGCGGCAGAGATCCCTTAC
This sequence is a window from Dehalococcoidales bacterium. Protein-coding genes within it:
- a CDS encoding transposase, whose amino-acid sequence is VRDLCRREGIKPGAFYAWTKDFMEAGKERLTRDTVRDATRQEIEQIKRENTDLKHLVADLSLEVYRLKKTAIPPVEGYNGDAT